In Nymphalis io chromosome 13, ilAglIoxx1.1, whole genome shotgun sequence, one genomic interval encodes:
- the LOC126772637 gene encoding uncharacterized protein LOC126772637, producing the protein MCSNLEIIMKIGAFTVFTYNIWSVYALDETEQKAGMIEPNRTPLLQRRDFEESELLKNNYDQRLYKRSVRAESSSKSEENVDDKVIEGLNDNIKKARESELSDDADSSDSRGDRRLSTKGFLPDDFERESNSKIHGRYSKESEER; encoded by the exons ATGTGCtctaatttagaaataataatgaagATTGGTGCTTTTAcg gtgtttacatataatatatggtCGGTATATGCACTTGATGAGACGGAACAAAAAGCGGGAA TGATTGAACCCAACAGAACACCGTTATTACAAAGACGAGACTTCGAAG aaTCAGAActgttaaaaaacaattatgacCAAAGGCTTTACAAAAGGTCTGTAAGAGCAGAGTCATCGAGTAAAAGTGAAGAAAATGTTGACGATAAAGTTATTGAAGGGTTGAACGACAACATTAAAAAAGCCAGAGAAAGTGAATTATCTGACGACGCTGATAGCTCAG ACTCTAGAGGTGACCGACGTTTAAGCACGAAAGGTTTTTTACCTGATGATTTTGAACGTGAAA GTAATTCAAAAATTCATGGAAGATACAGCAAGGAATCGGAAGAgcgataa